From one Leishmania panamensis strain MHOM/PA/94/PSC-1 chromosome 9 sequence genomic stretch:
- a CDS encoding hypothetical protein (TriTrypDB/GeneDB-style sysID: LpmP.09.1280) has product MRTNTRVSLMPTTASGVLCKCSPIAAAIAVTNTEADMVALAGVVRGQRPAMRLSAWAAERYGNGASPRAALAAVATEGTRESTAEVTLQTTAANRSSLASSGHPGPLQSIAEVPRQDQRVPHLPSVTSTELSGVLGGGTCSSLPVPSDVSAVSVIAPSVAATHVTSSYRLRKNISWHCTLCGYHVLAMDQDGTPLPFTISAFGNVLPMTCPRCKLNHTSWQPSTPFSENGDHRNLPTALSNRYAIQASDQQSLRVKDREEMGAADQSDAGVKAASSLAAGGHLAQTGASVGRLATQQRSIPAIPAVSSAQRRAYYCGRCGRRLLRVDANGELVEMDRGKDGQVLPITCSGCKENHSDWVVKPYAVNR; this is encoded by the coding sequence atgcGCACCAACACGCGCGTCTCGTTGATGCCGACGACCGCCAGCGGAGTGCTGTGCAAGTGTTCGCCGATTGCCGCAGCCATCGCTGTGACCAACACCGAGGCAGACATGGTCGCCCTTGCTGGAGTCGTGCGCGGCCAGCGACCCGCGATGCGTCTTTCTGCTTGGGCCGCTGAGCGTTACGGGAATGGCGCGTCTCCGCGGGCCGCACTCGCCGCGGTTGCTACCGAGGGAACACGGGAGTCAACCGCGGAGGTGACGCTGcagaccaccgccgccaaccGATCatctctcgcctcctccgggCATCCGGGGCCGCTGCAGTCCATCGCGGAGGTGCCCCGCCAGGATCAGCGTGTGCCGCACTTGCCGTCGGTCACGTCAACGGAACTGTCCGGTGTCCTCGGTGGTGGTACCTGTTCTAGCCTACCGGTGCCGAGTGATGTCTCTGCGGTATCGGTCATTGCCCCATCAGTGGCAGCGACCCATGTGACGTCATCCTACCGTCTGCGCAAGAACATCTCGTGGCATTGTACGCTGTGTGGCTACCACGTGTTAGCGATGGATCAGGATGGTACTCCTCTGCCCTTCACCATCTCCGCGTTTGGCAATGTCCTCCCGATGACGTGTCCGCGTTGCAAGCTGAACCACACGTCGTGGCAACCATCGACGCCATTCAGTGAGAACGGCGATCATAGAAACCTTCCGACAGCCCTCTCGAATCGCTACGCTATCCAGGCCTCCGATCAGCAGTCGCTACGCGTGAAGGACAGGGAGGAGATGGGCGCTGCTGACCAGTCCGACGCAGGAGTAAAAGCGGCGTCTTCGTTGGCGGCAGGTGGCCACTTAGCCCAGACCGGGGCGTCTGTGGGGCGCCTTGCGactcagcagcgcagcatccCGGCTATTCCCGCTGTGTCCTCGGCGCAACGGCGCGCCTACTActgcggccgctgcggtcGTCGCCTGCTTCGAGTGGACGCGAATGGGGAGCTCGTGGAAATGGATCGCGGCAAGGACGGTCAAGTGCTTCCCATCACGTGCTCTGGCTGCAAGGAGAACCACAGTGACTGGGTCGTGAAGCCGTACGCCGTGAACCGATAG
- a CDS encoding mitochondrial carrier protein, putative (TriTrypDB/GeneDB-style sysID: LpmP.09.1270), producing MTGGKSEMIVTAGPSLSTSILPQMDEREWALRHLMKASLVALIPGAAQGAATVLLGHPLDTAKVRMQAAGPHTSRSTIGTMWSMATAEGPRSLYRGAVPPLVMEGAKRSLQFALWDWMRAFARDAPKSRSDANGAASGGAGSAWDAARHVVHRGMVGIGGSTFVSGAVAGGVGTLIGCPMHVIKIQTQCQTSLSTQNAWTCMRSIYDQEGFLGFYRGFRYNVVKDVCFASMYLGLYAILRDHPFLEPPTLSPAAATATTDPSRRTKLGAFLSGAVASMATWALLFPLDTIKTLVQARQAHAVVAMLHQPALLYRGLTASLMKAGPVSGVAMAVYEQTWVLTNRRPASC from the coding sequence ATGACGGGTGGCAAGTCGGAGATGATCGTCACGGCCGGCCCATCCTTGTCCACCTCCATCCTGCCGCAGATGgatgagagagagtgggcaCTCCGGCACCTCATGAAGGCATCTCTCGTAGCTCTCATCCCCGGTGCAGCGCAGGGCGCAGCCACCGTTCTGCTCGGCCACCCCCTTGATACCGCGAAGGTCCGCATGCAGGCGGCCGGACCTCACACGTCCCGGTCTACCATAGGCACGATGTGGTCGATGGCCACGGCAGAGGGTCCACGCAGTCTTTACCGTGGGGCAGTCCCTCCCCTGGTGATGGAAGGCGCCAAGCGTAGCCTGCAGTTTGCCTTGTGGGACTGGATGCGTGCCTTCGCCAGGGACGCGCCGAAgagccgcagcgacgccaacGGAGCTGCTAGCGGTGGCGCTGGTAGCGCCTGGGATGCTGCGCGCCACGTGGTGCATCGCGGCATGGTGGGGATCGGAGGCAGCACCTTTGTCAGCGGCGCCGTAGCGGGCGGTGTTGGAACGCTGATTGGGTGCCCCATGCATGTTATTAAGATACAGACGCAGTGCCAGACCTCTCTAAGCACGCAGAACGCCTGGACGTGTATGCGTAGCATCTATGACCAGGAGGGCTTCCTCGGCTTCTACCGGGGCTTTCGATACAACGTAGTGAAGGACGTCTGCTTCGCCAGCATGTACCTCGGCCTCTACGCAATCCTGCGCGATCACCCCTTCTTGGAGCCGCCTACCCTCAGccctgctgcggcaacggcgacgacggaCCCTTCGCGAAGGACGAAACTGGGTGCCTTTCTCTccggcgctgtcgcctccATGGCTACGTGGGCACTCCTTTTCCCGTTAGACACAATCAAGACACTGGTGCAGGCGCGACAGGCACACGCTGTCGTTGCGATGCTGCACCAGCCCGCTCTACTCTACAGGGGCTTGACCGCCTCGCTGATGAAGGCAGGCCCCGTGTCGGGGGTGGCGATGGCCGTCTACGAGCAGACGTGGGTCTTGACGAACCGGCGACCGGCATCGTGCTAG
- a CDS encoding hypothetical protein (TriTrypDB/GeneDB-style sysID: LpmP.09.1290), whose product MRALSPGKRGGASGTDGKGSPGALEIPAPGSATLSTLKDVAIYDAKLGAWLPVRVVGSGAVPSARYAAAVAAVPMPAAASPSSRHSRPVVDAVQREVLVVGGLDARGAVCADAWVMQVVSGADAGLAEVPAGPLADSTSTAAPVVKVRWVRLELPTAVAPVFQRHHAAVAVSSQRMVYLVGGCGPHGAAEPCVCTLELPPLSSASVRFADEAVGDAEDSAQKRTSTSPKGRSA is encoded by the coding sequence ATGCGTGCCTTGTCACCGGGTAAGCGCGGCGGTGCATCTGGCACGGATGGGAAAGGCTCCCCTGGCGCTCTCGAGATACCTGCCCCTGGGTCCGCAACGCTCTCCACGCTGAAGGATGTAGCCATCTACGATGCCAAGCTCGGTGCGTGGCTTcccgtgcgtgtggtgggcagcggtgccgtgcCCTCCGCGCGGTacgcagcagctgtcgcagcagtgccgaTGCCTGCGGCCGCCTCCCCGTCAAGCCGCCACTCCCGTCCCGTCGTGGATGCCGTGCAGCGCGAGGTGCTGGTCGTCGGCGGCCTCGACGCCAGAGGCGCGGTGTGTGCCGACGCGTGGGTGATGCAGGTAGTGAGCGGCGCCGATGCAGGGCTTGCAGAAGTGCCTGCCGGCCCGCTGGCGGACAGTACgagcacagcggcgccagtgGTAAAGGTTCGCTGGGTTCGATTGGAGTTACCGACAGCGGTGGCTCCTGTGTTtcagcgccaccacgccgccgttgctgtctCAAGTCAGCGCATGGTATACCTCGTTGGCGGCTGTGGGCCACATGGTGCCGCAGAGCCGTGCGTCTGCACGCTGGAGCTGCCACCCTTGTCAAGCGCGTCAGTGCGATTCGCTGATGAGGCAGTCGGGGACGCGGAGGACTCAGCACAGAAGCGAACATCCACGAGCCCGAAGGGTCGCTCAGCGTGA